DNA sequence from the Coffea arabica cultivar ET-39 chromosome 11c, Coffea Arabica ET-39 HiFi, whole genome shotgun sequence genome:
GGCGTTTGGGCAGCCAGGATATGAACCAGTTATCTTGATCGACCAGCCACTGAAGTTCTATGAAAGGGTTGCTTATTATGTAGTTGCTGAGTGTTGTTTGGTCACAGCAGTTAGGGATGGAATGAATCTCATTCCGTATGAATACATAATTAGCCGACAAGGAAATGAAAAACTAGATGAAGTTTTAGGATTGAAACCTTCCAGTCCAAAAAAGAGCATGTTAGTTGTCTCAGAGTTCATAGGGTGCTCGCCATCCCTGAGTGGAGCAATCAGAGTTAACCCTTGGAACATTGATGCAGTTGCTGAAGCTATGGACTCTGCTCTTGTGATGGCTGAACCAGAAAAACGGCTGAGGCATGAGAAACACTACAAGtatgtaagcacgcatgatgtAGGCTATTGGGCTCGTAGTTTTCTGCAGGATTTGGGTAGAACATGTAAGGATCATGTAAGGCGGAGATGCTGGGGTATTGGATTTGGCTTAAGTTTTAGGGTGGTGGCGTTGGATCCAAATTTCAGGAAGTTGTTAATGGAGCATATAGTTTCAGCTTACAAAAGGACAACAATTCGGGCCATCCTTCTGGATTATGATGGCACTTTGATGCCTCAGAATTCAATCGATAAGAAGCCTAGCCCTAAAACGATTGAAATCCTGAATACGTTGTGCAGAGATAAGAACAACACGGTTTTCATTGTCAGTGCTAGAAGTCGAAACAAGCTAGAAGAATGGTTTTCATCTTGTCAAAAGCTTGGACTTGCAGCAGAACATGGCCATTTCCTGAGGTATGTATTGATGATTGTTTTAAGTACAATTCCACTTCACATTGACATTGGTCAgataaataatttatttgttgAACCTTGTGAtttgtttttccattttaaGGATTAGGAGAGATGAAGAGTGGGAAACTTGCGTGCCAACAGTGGAATGTGGGTGGAAGCAGATTGCAGAGCCTGTTATGAAACTTTACACAGAAACAACTGATGGATCAGTAATTGAAATCAAGGAGACTGCGATGGTATGGTGTTATGAAGATGCAGATCCAGATTTTGGATCCTGTCAAGCAAAAGAACTTCTTGATCATCTTGAAAGTGTCCTTGCCAATGAGCCTGTTACGGTCAAGAGTGGTCAGAACATTGTTGAAGTTAAGCCACAGGTACATATAGTTTCGTCTGTTGTTTCTAATGGATAGCTcttatttcttcaatgaaaatgATTCTATTGTGCAACTCTTATGTCTTCAATGCAAATTTATATTTACTGGTCTATGTTAAATGGCTTTGTAGCATTACCAGTTGTTAATGTTGTTGGttgaattcatttgaaaatCGAGAAGAACAAACATTTTTTAGCCTAATTTCCTAAGGTTTTATACAGATTAGCAACTGCAAATCAATTACCTCTTCATTATTCATGAGATAGCAAGAACAACGAtgcttttatatttatttcctGCACTTTTCAACTAAAATTATGTCTCCATCTTCGTCCTGGATTAGAGTCATTTCTGTGATCACATCTTAACCTCAAAGAACTTAACAGATCCAAGCTAGCAAGTATTGCCATTTTCacttgggacagacgaaaagtAGGTTCTCTTTTTCTCGAGACATATAAGTGCAACATGTCATTGCATTATCATGTATCCTACGGGTATCGAGTTATCATTTTTTTTGCTAGTGGACACctggtttttctttccttctaaGGACGAAGAAAAGAAACTGAATATTTGTTGTCAACCAGCAGAACAATAATCCAACGACTGTCATCCTATGTTAAGCTTTGCTGGATATTCTTTCCAAATTACTCGTTGGCAAAAAATTCTGTGCATTCTGATTTTTGAGGAGATTAAACATTGTCGAGCTTTTTTGTTTAATGGAGTTTGCTGCATGCTTGTTTGCAGGGTGTGAGCAAGGGTCTTGTCGCCAAACGCCTACTCTCCTCCATGCAAGAGAGAGGAATATCTCCAGATTTTGTTCTGTGTATTGGAGACGACAGATCTGATGAAGACATGTTTGAAGTCATCACGAACTCTGTGGCAGGAACATCTATAGCTCCAACTGCAGAAGTCTTTGCATGTACCGTTGGTCGAAAACCCAGCAAGGCAAAATATTATCTTGATGATACGGCTGAGATTGTAAGATTGATGCAGGGCTTGGCCTCAGTTGCAGAGCAGATGGTGCCGCTTTAGAACCCTCCGGGCTTTAAAGGGCAACACATGATGCAATCTGTCATGGAGGCTCAATTGCTCAATCGTGTGCTTGTTTCGTTTGTAGGAGTACTTTTTATGTTTTCCACTAGCACCTGTACATTAAGAATAGACTAAGAGAAGCTGCACAACGGTGcctttttgtttttcccttGTTCTTAGTTTTTTCCTCAGCTAGTGCTTGATCATCATCTGAGAAAGTTGTACATATGAAATGGAAAACGTGCACtgatttattttgtttgttgttAGACTCTCATTGAGGAGTGCTACTATTTCTTGTTTCCAGCAGTGGTCATATTTGCCTTTGTGCTATTTGCTCAAAATGAGGATCAATTACAGCTATTGGAGCTAAATGCAATGTCTCAAACAACAATGgaagaaacaaaattttctttctgGTGCTTTTTCATTGCCTTGAGAGCTTTCTTTACCCTTTCATTTGTGTACCTCTTGTAGTAGATATGATCTCTTGCGTATTGATATGCATGTTTCTGGGAGGCTGCAGATGAAATCTCTCAGATGGGGTAAACATTAGACAAATATTGGATAGAGGTTGAAGACGGGCGAAATCTATGCTACTTGATGACATATTTTAAACCGAGCATGTTTagaattttaataattttagaaattgatTTGTTATTTGGTAACTATATTAGATTTGGTGTTACATTTGGTTTAGGAAATAGAGTTGAGTCATGTTTTGGTATTATAATCAGAATAGGATTTGTGGTTGTGTTTCTCTATTTAAGGACCTGGAGTCCTAAGTTTGTAGTTGCGGAAAATTAGTAGATTGAAGTAGAATATTTTGTTTCGTCCGGTGCCTTTCTTATTGTTTattatttgtgagattttaaTGTTACTTTCACTGTGTGATTTTTTGTACTAACACACTACTTGGTTTGAAAATCCATGCAGGGATTTCTTCTATACTGTTTGATTTGTTCTTTTGGTCTTTGCTGCTTTTTATTTATGGTATAACACCATTTTGCATTATAAATCATAAAAAGTTCGTGTATTTTTTGTATTGGTAATAAAAGTTGGTTTATCGTGGAATGCAAGAAATCTTGCCAATTGCTGCCTCTGTTAAAATCcagggcatttttttttttttttgaaaatgctTCTGAAAATCTGTCAAAGTTGTTCTTTGCACTATAATACAATAATGGTATTTCGTGCGTCATTATACTGACTTTTGTGAATAGAAAATgaagtctttttttttcattttatttccaTACTTCAATATTATCAAACTTGCCCTTACTAAACTCATTTAATGCAGTATAGTATGAAAAAATGATAATAGACATGGTAAAAATTTTAATGATCTCCAAATTGGAGATTGGTTGGAAGGTCTCATAGTTcctttttattcatttattattattatgattattattattattttcttggaaCGAGTTTGATCAAAAGGTAATATTAATACACAGATGATAGCTGAGCAAGATCAAAAGTTCCAAATATTAGCAATTTCATGGGTAACAACATATTTGTATGTATTgtgatttttattttcatataaaaagaataatttccaaagaaaatattttataaGTAAAATTATTCTCGAGACGCAGATAACGATAAAACTTCACATACAAAATAAAGACGGTAGCAAATAGTGCATAGATAAACATGAAGCCTAGTTCATCAGCTAAATTGCTTCTTCAATATCTTGAGAATCAAAAGAGCCATATTAAAATTCTTCCCATACTTCATTCATTATAAGCATCAATTAGCTGAAAAACCTAAGCAAAACAAGTACATATATAATATGGATTAATCTTCTGaacaaggaaaaataattaagggcaaatcgttcaaaacgttcctcatattttgtaaaatgactttttttatccctcacttttaaaagtgtaattttgcgtcccttacaaattcacattaatcaaatttggtccctatctAGGTTTTTGACTAATTTTTGGTCAGAAtccatcacgtgccttgcacgtgattattttttaagggcaaatttGTCCAATTAATTTTACATAATTCTATCCATAgtccctcatatttcacaaaatgaatttttttgtccctcacatttcacaaaatgaattttttcatcattcatattttacataatgaattttttcatccctcattaatCATGTATATGAATAGTTTTTTTCTAAATCCATGTATGTATCTGTTTAATTTCACTTGAACAATACGAATAGCATGTGTACAACTACTTAATCTATTTAGACGAAATCAAATAATTTGGACATTGTcaagtgtttatatcgaattagatttggacaaaaaaatcaaatgaaaagtatgacaaaaagaagtaagtaattggcactttcaaattttaggaTAATCACAAGGTAAATAATTCAATTGTTGGTCTTAAAAGGTTGCGAGTAGAAACTTCAGATTTAAACTGCAATTTGTTAGTATGACTATAGAATTCGAGTTAGAATccattaattaaataaccttattatacaactcaataaatgaattattactaaaagaGAAAAGCCCACAAATATTGAACAAATTCacatggtgaaatcaaatagatatatacatgggtttaaaactaataatttaaatccatgtatatgTTTATTAAATAGCATGTGTACAATTACAATTAATCTATttaggtaaaatcaaatagaaatatattacatgctatttgtATTAttcaaatgaaatcaaatatatatatatatatatatacgtggattaaaaaaaactattcatacacatggtcaatgagggataaaaaaattcatttatgaaatgtaagggatgaaaaaaattcattttgtgaaatgtgagaggcgaaaaaattcattttataaaatgtgaaggACTATGGAttgaattatgtaaaatttgatttgataattttgcccctTAAAAATAATCACGCGCAAGGCACGTGATGGATTCTGACTAAAAACTAGTCGGAAATTTTAGGTAGGGACCgaatttgatcaatgtgaatttgtaagggatgtaaaattatacttttaaaagtaagggatgaaaaccattattttgtaaaatattagTGATGTTTTAAAAGATTTTCCCAAAAAATAACTGTTAAAATTGCCGTTATATAATGGACCGGGCCCAGCTTCATCACACTTCAAGCTGAGTCCAAAACACCTAAAATCAGAAAACCGGAAGCTTTTTCTCCTTCGGCTCAGTCTCACCTAAATGTCAATCCCAGTAGACTTCGGCTAAACCACCAGCGCCCATCGTCTTTAGCCCAGTTATAGAGTCTGTCCTTTAATTTGacaaatcaaatgctttcacAAGGGTTACAACTGCTAGGGCATAAACGATAGTGtccaaatttatttgtttattttaatgAGTTTAAGATTTGAGTTGAGttcaaataaatatttattgaaTTGAGCTCGAGCAACTTGAAAtttgtatgtatgtgtgtgtctatatatatatatatatatatatatatatatatatatatatatatatataatctttTTTGTGTAATTAAAAGATCTTATATCTAGGATCTCTCACTTATGCTCATTTCTTTCATACCATCCAAATCGAACTCAAATGTTTAGGGaacaaaaaatgttattgttgATGAATCAAAGTCAAAAAATTCTTATCAAATCGAACTCGATTCAAATATTGAGTAATTTAGTTAGTCTTTCAAACTTGTAATGATTCTTTATCCATCATTGTCTAAGACAATGTTCACTCATTcttccaaaaaaattaaaaagacaGTTGAACTTTTTGGTAGCCAATAATGAAATTAAATGCACTTGGAAACATACCCCTAGTGTTGAAGAATTCTTCAACTTTGACCTTTTCCACTTTTTAATTGTTGGGCAATTCGTAAACGAATCATATTTGGAATGCTTTACAATGAAATCAAAATTTAACCACAAGCTACGGGAACATCAGTTACATCACCATAACATCAGGAGTTCACGGACTCATAACTATTATTGTCTGTGCatacaaatttcagcaattgtCTTTCAGAAGTTAAAATAAGCTAATAATGTCTTTGAACTCACAACATGTCGAGCCACTGCCATAtcgaatatatttttttctatcCTTTACtgattaaagggaaaaaaagggtTTAGAATGATGTTAATTGTAATCGTTACTCTATTCGAAGTTCAGTATCTATAACAAAACAGTTTCTTGCCACTCGTAATGAATCTTACAAATTGTCTATCAATATGTAATTTGAGAATATTAATCACGATGAATATACACGTGTATGCCTTCGCGCACGAGTATtacttttaaaagaaaatttagcaAAAAAAGAATGCGATTTAAGAAGCAGAGAGAGATTATAACCCAAAAATTTTAAGTTTTGAAATGCCAGTTTTAATTACAAAATCAAGACTTCTTCGACTCGTGCATCAAAGGTTAGATATTATTTTGTACTAATGGGCCTATTGACTTGCTCTGGGTGACACCATCGGGGTTTGCCTTTAGCCTATGCCAAAGGCTTCCTTGGAGCACCAGCAAATTTTGGCAGTGCCGCCTGCCGCGCCGGttttgtcctttttcttttgaaatgtgATGTCTAGTCACTCGAATTAGTCCTCCCGTGATGCAACAGTGACTGATTAAAAAAGGCATATTGATTTAATTGACTTGTGAAGAGCTCTAATTTGAATGATATTGCAAATTTAACAATTAAAAACAGGACCAAAGTTGGAAAGTTTTTTTAACACAgcaaatgtgaaatttttgtttaaataaAGAGAAATGATTTGGATATGAAGATGATTAAATAAATATGACCAGCAAAAATAAGAGTCAACTATGACTGTTCTTGCTATTGTAAGGGCATAAATGATTGTTTTGACTGGTTTTACGTGTTTGAAAATTTGTTTCATGGATCTATCCACACAACAGGTTAAGTACACTAgcagttaaattttttttttttttttttggagcagCAGTTAGTTATAGTATTGGTTCActagaatgattatttttttcccAGAAAATTAAACTATAACGACTACAACTAGTATAAGTACCCAAACATTAGAAAATAAGCTGACTAAAcaaaaaatatgcaaaataaaTTCTGATAATGATTATCTTAGTAAACACAATAAAATACTACACTTTAAGTAAACACCTTCAACTATATAGACTttatgtgcaaaaaaaaaaactcatttttaccGTAAGTCAGCTATTCATATTTCGCAAAAACTTGATTAGACCTGGTCTACTATGCCCAGTGGCCCAAATTTTGGCACATCTTCGTTACGACAAATTTTGAACCACTGAATTTATGGATGAGGCCATAAACTAGGTCTACCAAATTTTTGCTTTTGCTAACATAATCACTCATAACAACCTTAAGTAACCACTGTGGTCAACCCCATTGGCCACGAGAGAGCTGTTAGAATTTTCTTCACTGTTAAGTTTAGGGCTCGAATTCTATGCCTACAGTTGGGGGTAGGAAGTGTGGGGAGGGGTGGGAATTACTATAAcctaaaattttatataaattttatttttgtgaacaacAAAACTTATATAAACTTAATCCATTTTTATAATTCCTGAGTGTATCCTTAACACTAGTATATATAAATTATGAGCAACTTTTGGTGTTAAAATTTCATGTCACTTTATAGAATGTCAAAAACACCACACTTCCCCATTTTTCTCCTATTCACTTTGCTTTTTTCTCTCACAATGACATTCAATAAAAATAACATCATCGGTGaaactaatttttttcaaaattaagttTATATTTAGCTACCTAATTATATGGGAATACAATTAGAAAATAAGCTGATTAAACAAAAAGTATGCAAAATAAATTCTGATAATGATTATCTTAGTAAACACAATAAAATACTACACTTTAAGTAAATACCTTCAACTGTATAGACttcatgtacaaaaaaaaaaaaaaacttatttttaaTGTAACTTAGCTATTTATATTTCGCAAAAACTTGATTAGACCTGGTCTATCCTACCTAGTGGCCCAAATTTTGACACGAACCACTAGATCTACGGATGAGGCCATAAACTAGGTCTACCATTGCTTTTGCTAACATAATCACTCGTAACAACCTTAAGTAACCACCGGGGTCAATCCCATTGGTCATGAGAGGGCTGTTAGAATTTTCTTCACTATCAAGTTTAGGGCTCAAATTCTATGCCTATAGTTGGGGGTAGGAAGTGTGGGGAGGGGtgggagtaaaaaaaaaatcacctacgtattataactaccaaattactataacctaaaaatttgtataaattttatttatgtaaaaaaaaaaacttatataaactttcatttttattatttctagaGTGCACAAACATTAAGTGTATCCTTAACActagtatatatataaattatgagCAACCTTTGGTGTTAAAATTTCATGTCACTTTATAGAATGTCAAAAACGCCACACTTCCCCATTTTTCTCCTCTTCACTTTGCTTTTTTCTCTCACAATGACATTCAATAAAAATAACATCATCGGTGaaactaatttttttcaaaattaagttTATATTTAGCTACCTAATTATATGGGAATACAATTATCCATAAGCA
Encoded proteins:
- the LOC113715610 gene encoding alpha,alpha-trehalose-phosphate synthase [UDP-forming] 6-like, with amino-acid sequence MVSRSYSNLLELASGEAPAPSLGSISRRIPRIMTVAGIMSDLDDDASDSVCSDPSSSAQKDRIIIVANQLPIRAQKKSDSSKGWTFNWDDNSLLLQLKDGLGDDDLEVIYVGCLKEDIHPNEQDEVSQILLETFNCVPTFIPPDLFSRYYHGFCKQQLWPLFHYMLPLSPDLGGRFNRSLWQAYVSVNKIFADRIMEVINPEDDFVWVHDYHLMILPTFLRKRFNRVKLGFFLHSPFPSSEIYKTLPIREEILRALLNSDLIGFHTFDYARHFLSCCSRMLGLSYESKRGYIGLEYYGRTVSIKILPVGIHMAQLQSVLSLRETEVKVAELIKQFQDKGRTMLLGVDDMDIFKGISLKLLAMEQLLQQHPEKQGKVVLVQIANPARGKGKDVKEVQEEAYSTVKRINEAFGQPGYEPVILIDQPLKFYERVAYYVVAECCLVTAVRDGMNLIPYEYIISRQGNEKLDEVLGLKPSSPKKSMLVVSEFIGCSPSLSGAIRVNPWNIDAVAEAMDSALVMAEPEKRLRHEKHYKYVSTHDVGYWARSFLQDLGRTCKDHVRRRCWGIGFGLSFRVVALDPNFRKLLMEHIVSAYKRTTIRAILLDYDGTLMPQNSIDKKPSPKTIEILNTLCRDKNNTVFIVSARSRNKLEEWFSSCQKLGLAAEHGHFLRIRRDEEWETCVPTVECGWKQIAEPVMKLYTETTDGSVIEIKETAMVWCYEDADPDFGSCQAKELLDHLESVLANEPVTVKSGQNIVEVKPQGVSKGLVAKRLLSSMQERGISPDFVLCIGDDRSDEDMFEVITNSVAGTSIAPTAEVFACTVGRKPSKAKYYLDDTAEIVRLMQGLASVAEQMVPL